A single window of Cryptococcus depauperatus CBS 7841 chromosome 2, complete sequence DNA harbors:
- a CDS encoding calcium-binding protein NCS-1 — MGKSQSKLSSEELVELQKNTYFDKKELQQWGFLKDCPSGQLNKEEFKKIYRQFFPFGDPSQFADYVFNVFDEDKSGTIEFKEFICALSVTSRGRLDEKLKWAFQLYDINQDGFITYDEMLQIVRSIYKMTGQMVQLPEDEDTPEKRVDKIFRNMDLNKDHRLTFDEFKEGSKQDPTIVQALSLYDGLV, encoded by the exons ATGGGCAAATCGCAATCCAAGCTCTCTTCCGAAGAGCTCGTCGAACTCCAGAAAAACACCTATT TTGATAAAAAG GAACTCCAACAATGG GGTTTTCTCAAGGATTGTCCAAGCGGTCAATTGAACAAGGAAG AATTTAAGAAAATCTACCGCCAGTTCTTTCCCTTTGGCGATCCAAGTCAGTTTGCAGATTACGTCTTTAAT GTCTTTGACGAAGACAAATCTGGGACGATTGAATTCAAG GAATTCATTTGTGCCCTCTCAGTCACCTCGAGAGGTCGTCTGGATGAGAAACTCAAATGGGCTTTCCAACTCTACGATATTAATCAAGATGGTTTTATCACCTATGACGAAATGCTACAGATTGTCAGATCGATATACAAGATGACAGGTCAGATGGTCCAGCTGCCTGAAGACGAGGACACGCCAGAAAAG CGAGTAGATAAGATCTTTAGAAACATGGATTTGAACAAAGACCATCGATTGACCTTTGATGAGTTTAAAGAAGGCTCAAAACAGGATCCTACCATCGTCCAA GCCCTGTCATTATACGATGGCCTGGTGTAA